The nucleotide sequence AGGCTCCCCAGAACTTAGACCTTAATTCTTCAATGTTCATATTATTTGCTTGCAGCTTCTGAAGAGGACCATACAAATGCCGCCTGCTTCGCCTGCATCCTCTTAAGCCATggagaagaaaatgtaatttacGGGAAAGATGGTGTCACACCAATAAAGGATTTGACAGCCCATTTTAGGGGGGATAGATGCAAAACCCTTTTAGAGAAACCCAAACTCTTCTTCATTCAGGTAATCTCTTTTCAATGCCAATACACTTGAAAATGGGAAAAGATTACAGAGTGACGGGGATGGCATCATTTTTACAAATCCAAATGCTGCTTCCATATTCAAattagggttttatttttctgtctctgaatgGTTAGCATATGTGTTTCCACTGGATCACAAATTatgaaggtttcttttttttttttctttgagatggaatctcgctctgtcacccagggtggagtgcagcggcgtgatctcggaacactgcaacctccacctcccaggttcaagcaatactcctgcctcagcctcctgagtagctgggattacaggcatgcaccaccacgcctggctaatttttgtatttttagaagagaggggtttcgccgtgttggccaggctggtctcaaactcctggcgtcaagtgatccacccacctcaggctcccaaagtgctgggattacaggtgtgagcctctacACCCAGCCACAAATTATGAAGGTTTCTTTAAGACATTGCAATACTTTTATTTGCTTTGCTTAGTAATTTgaaacacattcattcatttatcttttcatcaAATTATCATTGAGCTCCTAAgtatgccaggcacagttctaggtATTAGGACACAGCAGTGAACAGCACGTACATTTCTGTTCCCAACTGCATAGAATGATGTCTGCTTTGATATTTAGGCTTGCCGAGGGACCGAGCTCGATGATGGCATCCAGGCCGACTCGGGGCCCATCAATGACACAGATGCTAATCCTCGATACAAGATCCCAGTGGAAGCTGACTTCCTCTTCGCCTATTCCACGGTTCCAGGTATCATGTCCGTTGTCTGCCAAGCATACTTCAGTCCATTCCATCATCAAAACACAGATTTGGGGACTGTATTCGTTTCCTCTTGCTGCAGTAATACATTACTACAaacacagtggcttaaaatacacaaatgtattatcttgcagttctggaggtcagaattcCAAAATAGGTTGGCAGGGCTACATTCCTTTTGGAGGCTCAAGGGAAAATCCATTTCCCAGCCTTTACGTGGCATGTTAGaaccacctgcattccttggctgtggccccttccttcatcttcaaagccagcaacttTGCATCTCTCTGACTCTTCTGTCGTTTACCGTGCTGTCTTTCTGACCACAGCTGAGAAAGGACACCTGTGATTAGATGGGACCCACCTGGATGCTCCAGGATCATCTCCCCATGTCAATCCGATACCCTTaaccacatctgcaaaatcctttCTTCCACATAAGGTTTCATGTTCATAGGTTCCAGGGTTAGGGCGTGGACATCTTTGGgcaccattattctgcctaccacagaaaTGCATTCACTTTTCTCTCCAGGAAAGCTGAATTCTctcatttgttattattattattgttttagtaGTTATAAGGACAAACATTTCTGTAGTACTTTGCAATATAGAGTgtctttcatgtgttttttctCATATACAGTAATACCGTAAGTATTTAGGAAAGGTGTTATTCCTGTCCTGATTTTACaggtaaaataaaagaatttttagtTTGGATGAATCTAAGTGATATGCCTAAGGTCAGGTAGAGATTTCAGTGCACAGTAGAGCTGTGAGTCAGCCAAGGTTCCTTTACACTGCAGCCTGTACACAGATACCAGAAAACGCCAGCAATGGGCAAGCCTACTCACTATTTACCAAGCACCACATTTGACTGAGTCTGTTCAATGAAAGTCCTTCCTTTGTTTTGGGTACAAACCAGCACTAAGTTAGAATTTTCCCAGCTGTAATAGTAGTTGTGTCAAGTATTTGGCACAAGGGTACTGGTTACAGTAAATAGGTTGATGTGTTTGGAAAACCAGCTCTGGCAGGATCTACAGATGGGATTTTGTGAGAGCGATAACTTCACAAGTTTTAAGGATGGCATAAGATAGAAAATAATTTGGTCTTTCTGCTCTTGAGAGGGAGGTGGTGTAATGGGGGCATATGTCTGTGTAAACAAACCCAGTGGTAGAGTTGTAGTTGCTCTGAGCAAGGAGGCAGTTGAGAAAAGCTATGTTAAAAAGGAGCtgctgggccgggcatggtggctcacgcctgtaatcccagcactttgggaggccagggcgggcgggtctcaaggtcaggagattgagaccatcctggctaacacagtgaaaccccgtctctactaaaaatacaaaaaaaaaaaaaaaaaatagctgggcatggtggtgggcgcctgtaatcccagctactcaggaggctgaggcaggagaatggcgtgaacttgggaggcggagcttgcagtgagccaacatcgcaccactgcactccagcctgggcaacagagcaagactccgtctcaaaaaaaaaaaaaaaaaaaaaaaaaaaaggagctgctATAACTGAGCCTAAAATTTCAAACAACATGGGTAAAAGAAGGATGGCTTGTCAGACGGAGTGCTGAGGGGCTGGATAGCCCAGTGCATTTGGTAAAACTCGGGGCTGGATCTCAGGGTATATCAGTCTTCttgggctgctatagcaaaataccttagacaaggtggcttaaacaacagacatttatttctctaggttatggaggctgggaagtccaagatcaaggtgctggctaaGTTgctttctggtgagggctcccttTCTAGCTCATAAATGGTCACCTTCTTGCTATAGCCTCATATGGCAGAGATTGAGAGCAAGACTGAGTGAGGTCTGtcgtgtctcttcttataaggacaccaatcctcTTGGATCAGAGCCCTACCCTAGTGACCTCATTGGACCTTAATTACCTCCAtaaagaccctgcctctaaacaCAGTCACATTATGGGGTGCGGCTTCAATAaatgaattttgggaagacatagtTCAGTCCATAGCAAGGGATATGACAGAGCATGGCCAGGGTCAAACCAGGACAGGTAGGCAAGTGGCCCTGTCATGGTGGAACCTGTGTGCTATGTCAAGCAGCCTGAACTTTACTCAGATAAAGTGGCACAAGGGAACGGTTTTAGGTTAGGGAGTTATAGGATGAGATTTGCCCTCCCAGGGCATCAGGCtctcctggccctgcccctcaGACAATTGGGCATTCAGCTTCCTTGTGCCTCTAGATTTCTTCAGCAAGGTCCAACTCTACTCCTATGTATCCCAGCAGCAGGAACACATCTCAGAATTCCTTGAGGTTCTCTGCAAATTCCTTCTCTAGTAGGCTTGGATTAGGAAGTAGCACTGACCCCTAAAGGATAGTGAGGAGTTCCAGAGTTATGGAATAGACCTCCAGCATTTCCTTTGGAAGTCTGCACGTGCAGATCTGTCTCACACCCACGTATCTGATATTTATCAGGTGGGTACGTCCATCAAAACTGACACAAGAGAGTACCCTGGCAACATCCACCAATGCTGGCCCTTAGTGATGCTGTCTGTCATGGGATTTCCATGCTGAAATACTCAAAGCATTTTCTAGCATCTTCATGCCAGCCCTTAAATCTCAGATGTTTGCTCTCTGAGCACACCAGCATAATTCTCATTAATGACTTGTGTGCAGAGTAGAGTGAAATCGTTTCTGAAAAGCAGGTGTGAAAGTGCCATATACTCATTCTCATTGGTGAGTGGAGCAGCTGTCAGAATTAGCTGATTTGGTcgtctcctttctttcctgttgaaGGCTATTACTCGTGGAGGAGCCCAGGAAGAGGCTCCTGGTTTGTGCAAGCCCTCTGCTCCATCCTGGAGGAGCATGGAAAAGACCTGGAAATCATGCAGATCCTCACCAGGGTGAATGACAGAGTTGCCAGGCACTTTGAGTCTCAGTCTGATGACCCACGCTTCCATGAGAAGAAGCAGATCCCCTGTGTGGTCTCCATGCTCACCAAGGAACTCTACTTCAGTCAATAGCCATATCAGGGGTACATTCTAGCTGAGAAGCAATGGGTCACTCATTAATGAATCACATTTTTTTATGCTCTTGAAATATTCAGAAATTCTCCAGGATTTTAATTTCAGGAAAATGTATTGATTCAACAGGGAAGAAACTTTCTGGTGCTGTATTTTGTTCTCTGAATTTTCAGAGACTTTTTTTATAATGTTATTCATTTGGTGACTGTGTAACTTTCTCTTAAgattaattttctctttgtatGTCTGTTACCTTGTTATTAGACTTAATACATGCAACAGAAGTGACCTCTGGAGAAAGCTCATGGCTGTGTCCACTGCAATTGGTGGTAACAGTGGTAGAGTCATGTTTGCGCTTGGCAAAAAGAATCCCAATGTTTGACAAAACACAGCCAAGGGGATATTTACTGCTCTTTATTGCAGAATGTGGGTATTGAGTGTGATTTGAATGATTTTTCATTGGCTTAGGGCAGATTTTCATGCAAAAGTTCTCATATGAGTTAGAGGAGAAAAAGCTTAATGATTCTGATATGTATCCATCAGGATCCAGTCTGGAAAACAGAAACCATTCTAGGTGTTTCAACAGAGGGAGTTTAATACAGGAAATTGACTTACATAGATGATAAAAGAGAAGCCAAACAGCAAGAAGCTGTTACCACACCCAGGGCTATGAGGATAATGGGAAGAGGTTTGGTTTCCTGTGTCCAGTAGTGGGATCATCCAGAGGAGCTGGAACCATGGTGGGGGCTGCCTAGTGGGAGTTAGGACCACCAATGTATTGTGGAAAATGGAGCCATGACAAGAACAAAGCCACTGACTGAGATGGAGTGAGCTGAGTCAGATAAGAGAATACCTTGGTCTCACCTATCCTGCCCTCACATCTTCCACCAGCACCTTACTGCCCAGGCCTACCTGGAAGCCACCTCACCAAGGACCTTGGAAGAGCAAGGGacagtgaggcaggagaagaacAAGAAATGGATGTAAGCCTGGCCCATAATGTGAACATAAGTAATCACTAATGCTCAACAATTTATccattcaatcatttattcattggGTTGTCAGATAGTCTATGTATGTGTAAAACAATCTGTTTTGGCTTTATGTGCAAAATCTGttatagctttaaaatatatctggAACTTTTTAGATTATTCCAAGCCTTattttgagtaaatatttgttactttTAGTTCTATAAGTGAGGAAGAGTTTATGGCAAAGATTTTTGGCACTTTGTTTTCAAGATGGTGTTATCTTTTGAATTCTTGATAAATGACTGTTTTTTTCTGCCTAATAGTAActggttaaaaaacaaatgttcatatttattgattaaaaatgTGGTTGCTTAATTCCTAACCAGTCCAGTTTGCTTTCCTTTTGAAGTTATTTATGGCAAtggagaaatgagaaaagagaaaacaggataAGAATTGACcctattggctgggcacagtggctcatgcctgtaatcccagcgctttgggaggccgaggtgggtggatcatttgaggtcaggagttcgagaccagcctggccaacatgatgaaaccccacttctactaaaaatacaaaaaaattagccaggtgtgatggtgggcacctgtagtcccagctgctcaggaggctgaggcaggataatcgcttgaacccaggaagtggaggttgcagtgagccgagatcgagccactgcactccagcctaggcaacagagtgagactctgtctcaaaaaaaaaaaaaaagaagatttgaCCCTATTGACTTGACCTcaacacataatatataatttttttgaagttAGTACACTAGTAAGTAAATTATCACTTGGGAAGCCAGGACTCTTCACATAAAGGGTTAATCAATTTAGAAAGATGTTTGTGACGGGCTGCCATTTATTAATTTTGGCAATAAAATCAGATAACATAAAAGTATCTTCtttcaaataagaaaactaattttGGGTGCGTTTACTAGACTTGTCCTTGGTTTCCTGCCATCTAAAATATGCCAAATGTTCAAAATTGGAGATCATAACAAACATCTACACTACTATTCCCAGAATTCACAGGCTGTTCTTTGGAAAATAAGCTATCTAATAAAGGTCTCTATCACAGAAATCAAAGGGCCTAAGTGCATTGCAATTTGAAGTAAACACCATACAATCTACTTATTTGCCTTGTAACCTTCATTAAAGGGAAAGAAATGCTCCCAAGTGTCAGGATTAATTTTTCCTGAATTCTCTGGGAAGTTATACCTTACAGATAATGAATATTACCTTATATCCCTTAGACTTTTAATAAAGAGTCTTAGTCCTTGAATACTTCCATGGGCAGACACTTATTTATTGAGATCAGAAATCCGAGTTCAACTTGGGAATGTGTTCAGTGATACCACTTTCATTCTAAACTTTCCAGACTTTTTATATTCCGAAATTCTGAGGACAAGTTACCCTAAAGGAGAACTCGGTCCTGGTGAATATACATTCCCAATTCTCATCGTTGTTGAGAACCCCAGTTCCTCCTCACAGGAGTATCAGACAGGGCACTGCCCTTGTCCTATGGGAAGACAGTGCAGAGTACAGCATCCCCACTGGCTTTATGAGCTCAAAGCTGGATTTCTGTTTGgattttcattttcctcaggGTGCCATTaggttatttaaatttttagctattgggtcaggcacggtggctcatgcctgtaatcctagcactttgggaggccaatgcgggcagatcacttgaggtcaggagtttacaggagtttaagaccagcctggccaacatggtgaaaccccgtctctactaaaaatacaaaaattagccaggcaccagtggtgggcacctgtagtcccagctactccggaggctgagacaggagaatggcttgaacctgggaggcggaggttgcagtgagctgagatcttgtcactgcactccagcaacaaagcaaggctccatctcaaaaaataaaaaaataaataaatgtatttttaaaatatattaactattaATACATTCACAGACAGCTTTGGGCTCTGCCCTGGGCTTTTTCTCTGAGCAAATTTCCACAAGCTGTCATCAGCCCAATGTGTTTATGAACTGCTACAAATCGGTCTGAAAGTCCTGCGGTCACTGAATTTACATGATTTAAAACCTCGAGGAAACCAAGGCCTCTCtgtgagaaagaaaacaacatcCACCAAAATGTCGTAGACACTGGCTGACAAATCCCTTATTTTGCCCAGTCTTGCAGTGTGTCACCTGAAATCTTTTATTACCAGCTACTCTGGTGACCAAGGATTGATTGCCTTTGACTTCCTTAAAGCACACCATTTTTGCCAGCTTTTCATCTTTCAGGCCCTTTTCCAGAAAACATCTGGCCAGGTAAGAGGCTGTGTTGGTCATCAGTTTATAGCAAAAATTCTTCTGTGTTAATTAGCCACTGGAGAAATAGCAGCAGCCCAGGTATCCTAAAGAATTCTTTGAAGACATGCAGATCAGAAAGCTACTTTATACTGTTTGCTTGTAAATGTTTTAGTGTCTTGCAACATTGAGCGAGTGCCTGGACTGGCCACATCAGCATCCCCTGGGAGCTTGTCAGAAATACAGACTCTCAACCCCGCCCCAGACCTACTCAacgtgaatctgcattttaaccagaTTCCCAAGTGGTCCATGTGTACATTACAGTTTAGGAAGCTCTATTTTGAGGACAAGGaccacatgtatatatatatatatatatatatatatattttttttttttttttggtctccccTCTGCACTGAACATGGAGCTGATAGTACATGCCTACAAaggattaataaaaatattttggagctTTCATGGAAGACAGGTTTTCAAGCTCTCCTAACCTCTTTTAAAATTCCACGATACCCTTAAAGTACATAGTACACTTTTTACATTCTTTGCCCAGCTCCATGTTAAGCCTTTGCTGAGTGGCATAAAAGGATTATTTATATGATCTCAAAGTGTCTGTGAATGTGAATTGCagcctttaaaatgttttcataaacaTAATAGGATTAAAGGAGCCATTTCTTGAATGCTTTTTTTGGTGGCAGGACTGCTGAGCATTGAGGCTTCAGAGCTTTCTTTTCCACCTGTCCTATCCCTAGAGCCCAGTGGACACTGGGAGAATTATTATTTCTCCTTGACAGTGTGCCCTCAAGCCATAGGTCACCTTTTTGATAGACCTCAGGGCTTTGTTTTGGATCAGGTGGCAAATAATTCTTTTTGATTCATAAATCATTAACACAAACACACCAAGGACATATTTGGAAAGCCCAGCCACCACCACAGTACTGAGGTGGACATGGAAACTCCATTAACTTGTAGGTTCATGCATGAACGGCTCTCTAAAAGTACGCAACAAACATCAGAAAACACAAAAGTCAAATACGATGAGTTTGCTTCGGCATAACTTTTGGTTTTTATGGCACTATGAATATTTATGGCACTGCAGTTttctaacaaatatttgttgtaatCATTGAAAGCCAAACTGTCAAAGAATTTAAATTTGGAAGGCACATGGGGTTATGGCTGCAAATAAACGAGGCTGAGCATTTCTCGAGCTTTAAGTGTCTGACCCAAGTAAATAGTATAAGATTCGAGAAAGAGTTGGGAAAGAGGAAGGTGTACATGGTGAGATAGGTTTGGTCTCCATTGCTAGTTCTAGCTTCAGTTATTTTAAGTAGATCTCAATTAGTATAGCATCAAACGTTTTAGCAGAGGTGCTTTTAACCattcatgtttaaaaattaggctCTGAGTCTGATCCAAGTTCTAATCCTAACTCTGTCATTTAACCATTTAATACTCACATAACCCACATAACCTTAGGCAgtccttcagtttcctcatctacataTGAAGATGGTAATGTGaaaattaatgagataatgtacatgaaatgcttagaacaatgcctggcacaaagttgTAACCGAAAGAGGATCTGGCTGCTCACCACTTACAGAAAGAAGCCAAAATAGCAAGAACAAGGTGTGATCAAAGGAGAGTGAATTTTATTATCCAATGCCAACAAGGGGAAAAGGTCAGAATCCTTTCTGAAAATTGCCACCTTTTCAGTTTCTGGAGAGAGGGCAATGGTTTAAGAATAGAGGCTTGGAATACAGAGAGGGGGAGGGGCTCGGAGGTGCCAGGTGGCATGTTTCACTCCGATGGCTTATCTTAAATTATTGCTCCAACTGGCGAAGGGGCCAGCACCATCTTGGGCCCAACCAGATTACAAATTAATTGCAGTCAATTGTGCAGTTAATGTCTCGCTAGGAGTGAACTCCGTCCTTGAAGTCATCTCCCACTAGGGGGAGAGTTCCAGAGATGCCTCATCCATGTCAGGATTCGGCCCCTGAAGCTTCTAAGGAAATACATGACCAGATAAGTGAGCATGGTGTGAGCTTAACAAGAATCTAGGTAAATAACTGTGCATAGGCATGGGagcataaggtggaaaaggaaaggaaaaaagttctTAAAACAGTTTGAAACTAAGCTGTTCAGTTACAAAGTAATCGACAAGTAGTAGATATCAAAGATGATGGTGatgaatgatgatgatgacgatgacatGAGGCTCATGGAGGGGCAAGAACGGAAGATGCCCCCCTGGATGCCTCACTTGCTCTTTCTGCCGCCACGTCTCTTCCTTGGTCATGCTCTTCAGTCTATGCTTTCAACCTGAGGTCTCCCAGAAGTGAAGGGATTAGATCAGCGACTgctttattcagcaaacattcagAGTCCTACTAGATGCCAGATGTCATATTAGGGACGGGGCTAGAAAGATGACCAAGAAAGGATGCTTATACCAAAGGAGGTGAACAAATCACTCTAGGGCTTAGTGGCTgtaacacagtcatgtgtacatTACCCAGGAATACAGAGGGGGTGCATCCTGCCTGGGGGATTCCAAGAGAGGTTCCAAAGGAACTGTTTTCATCATCTTCCATTCCAGCCTCCAAAAAAGGCTGAAGGGAAGGTGGTGGAGAGGAAATTAAGGTTAGCAGGTAGAAGATGGCCTGAGAATTCCTGGAAGATCGGTTTAGGAAGGAAATCACTATGTCCCACCGCATCCTCATTGCAAATCAATAGGTCTGGGGTGGAGACCAGGAATCTGCATGTTTAACCAACCTGCCTAGATATTCTGAGGCAGTTGGTCCTCAGACAACATGgattattctgataccaaaagaCTCCCTTGCAGATCTGCAGGAGTGGCAGCAGAGCCCAAATTAAACAGCTGGAAAAGATCACCCAGGGGCCAGCAGCGCATTGGCTGTTCGAAGACCTGGCTAGCCATCCTATCCCCAGATTGAATAGCAAAGGATTCAGGGCATAAATGAGTTCAGTACTGGAGCGTTCTTGTCCAGAAACTTCCAGAGGCTGCACAGGAATGCCAAGcccttgttggccaggcaggtttgAGGAAGACTGTGAAGTGTGAGGGAGGGGTGGATCAGCAGACAGCTTTCACTGAATGGGTCCAGGTGCACTGACTTCTCCAGCTGGTGTTAGCAGGCacacctctttctcttcctctcgaTTGCATCACTTAGGCAATCATTTCTAGACAAGATGGGCCACTCATGTATTCCCTCTCCTCCAGTGCCTCATAGGTGCCACAATGCAAAATGCTCCCCTTAACAACATTTTGAGgttgacatttttaaaggaactttTCTCTACAGCACCTTTTGTAATTAACTAGATTAATGTTAAGTAGGGAAGGAAACACAGAATTCTCAAGTGaatgtggcttttaaaaatatattaggatATAGGACCCATTCTCAACCGCTTAGGAAAATCAGCTTTTGCAAATTATCTTTTCTGAAGCTTCCAGCTGCCTTAAGTGCTGACAGTTTTTAAGCACTGAGATGAAAGagacaaattctttttcttttgtgttactAATTACAATTTTGCTTGGCATAATGTAGCCTGCTTTCCTCTTGAGACATTTGCCAGCATACATTAATtgcacaaatatttacagagggcTAAAGCACAGGAGAAGCTTATACCAAAAAAGATACTGAACACTTGGAAAAAAGCCTCTTTGACACATATTTGTGGCCAGCTACCCAGAATCATATAAACTATTTGCCCCTTAGCCTCAGCAAATGTGTTTAAAGAGCAAGTCCCTGGGTTGATTTAGTGTTGACTTTGCTGGCAATGACTGCTGAAATCTTTCTTCAAGAGCCTTGtggtgacacttttttttttcagggttaaAAATAAGGTTTCCAAGAATATGTATGCATCTTATGGGTTGCTATATTGTCAACACTTTTTATCTCTCGAGccacccacatggaatggaaaaGGTTTATCCAATGATTGTTCCAAACCCCAGGAGTTGCAAAAAGCCAAATTGAGCAAGTCTGGAAAACTTGAATGGCTAAGCCACAAGGTCCTCAATACCATCTTCTTGTTTTCCTAGCatgctaattaagaaaaaaaaggcccTGGTGTCAGATAGCcccaggttcaaatcccaactttGGCACTTCCAAGCTATATGACCTCGAGGAGTCTCTTAATCTCTCCAAACCTTTCTTCTTTCATCCTCAAATAGAATTAGTCCTATGTGAGTACCTAGGAAATAATACCTACCTCCACAGGTCTTGTGCCCACCTCACAGGGATGTTAGGTGGAGCCAGGGAAATAACACACAGAAATGGCTTTGCAAACTCcccaaaaatctaaaatcaaataAGGAGACATTTCCTTTGTTGGGTGTTGTTATGAAAACTGAGACATCAAGCAAAAGTCAAGTAAATGTTGGGTTGTGTTTTTTAAACCAGCTTGATCTTATCAATAATTGAGGCCACAGAAAGGAGATTaggatgaagaaaagaaaaaaggacatgCAAATGATGCTGACATACAGAAGAGGTTCTTTCTGAGGATAACGGCTACCCATGCAGTGGAGAGGAAGAACGTCTTCCAAAAGCGGATGTAGTCAAGCTGCTGGAGATCATAGGCAGGAAAGAGAAGGGCATAAGACGCTGGCCTGAGCTTTAGAAGAGGACACATTTCATATGTAGAGTTGCCATATGAAATAgaagatgcccagttaaattggAATTTCAGCTAGAACaaccattttttaatatatatgtccCAAAATATTGcacaaaatatactaaaaacttaTTTGTTatctaaaatttcaatttaaatgGGTGTCCGGTGTGGGTgggttttttgctgttttttgttttgaggcagtctagctctgctgcccaggctgaagcgctgtggcacaatctcggctcactgcaacctccacctcctgggttcaaacgattctcctgcctcagcctgcccgactagctgagattacaggcgtgcaccaccatgcctggctagggttattttttgttgtatttctttgtttgttttcctaagTTTGGCAGCCCTAGCCTAACTCTGTAGACCATTGCTCTAGCTCCATTGCCTCATCTTAACCCTGAATGCCCACCTCACAGTGATGTTGGGAGGAGCCAGGGAAATAACACACAAAAATGGCTTTGCAAACTcccaaaaaaatctaaaatcaagtAAGGAGACATTTCCTTTGGTGGGTGTTCTTATGAAAACTGAGTCATCAAGCAAAAGGCAAGTCTTTGTGAATTTAGGAAGTATAGAAAATTTCAAGGAGTCTATGgagtttagtttttgtttttttgttttgttttgcttttgtttttgtttttgtttttgttttagataaaGTAGCccagctctgtagcccaggctggagtgcaatggagtgattttggctcactgcaacctccaccttccggattcaaacgattctcctgcctcagcctcccgagtagctgggattacaggcatgggccaccatgcccggctaatttttgtagttttagtagagacgggatttcaccatgttggtcaggctggtctcgaactcctgacctcaggcgatccaccagccttggcctcccaaagtgctgagattacaggcatgagtcaccatgtccaACTAGTGGAGTTGATTCTTAAGAGGAGTTCTAAAGACTCTAATGAGAGGGACTAGATGTGATGACTGTCAACACCAGCAACACCTTAGAGTCACCTGGAGAGGTTTCCAATCTCAATGCCCAGGCAGCACCCCAGACCAACTAAATCAGGATCTCTCAGGCTGGCACCCGGGAAGCAGTGTTGTTAAACCTTTCCAGGCGATTCCCATTTGCAGCCAATCTTATCACCAGTGGTAGAATAGTCCCAAAAGGGTGAGTTGAACAGTTTAGAAACTTGAGAGCATAAGGAGAGTCCTAAGGGATAGCTACACCCTTTATGAGACTGGTTATAAGAGgggggaagaggaaagaaaaaacaaaacaaaaagcaggagAGAATTTGCAAAAAATAGATATATTCTATCagctttttcaaaaatgtatgttttaaaacactaaaataaGTACCAAGGGCAAAAGAGCATGATCGTTTTAAAAACCAGGAAATTTGGGTATATGCTAGAAATAGTTGATTAAGTAAGAATGCCAGGTAAGAATTTG is from Pan paniscus chromosome 8, NHGRI_mPanPan1-v2.0_pri, whole genome shotgun sequence and encodes:
- the CASP7 gene encoding caspase-7 isoform X1, with the translated sequence MGSCVSFLLPGCYVILPADAVMDCVGWPPGRKWHLEKNTSCGGSSGICASYVTQMADDQGCIEEQGVEDSANEDSVDAKPDRSSFVPSLFSKKKKNVTMRSIKTTRDRVPTYQYNMNFEKLGKCIIINNKNFDKVTGMGVRNGTDKDAEALFKCFRSLGFDVIVYNDCSCAKMQDLLKKASEEDHTNAACFACILLSHGEENVIYGKDGVTPIKDLTAHFRGDRCKTLLEKPKLFFIQACRGTELDDGIQADSGPINDTDANPRYKIPVEADFLFAYSTVPGYYSWRSPGRGSWFVQALCSILEEHGKDLEIMQILTRVNDRVARHFESQSDDPRFHEKKQIPCVVSMLTKELYFSQ
- the CASP7 gene encoding caspase-7 isoform X2 → MADDQGCIEEQGVEDSANEDSVDAKPDRSSFVPSLFSKKKKNVTMRSIKTTRDRVPTYQYNMNFEKLGKCIIINNKNFDKVTGMGVRNGTDKDAEALFKCFRSLGFDVIVYNDCSCAKMQDLLKKASEEDHTNAACFACILLSHGEENVIYGKDGVTPIKDLTAHFRGDRCKTLLEKPKLFFIQACRGTELDDGIQADSGPINDTDANPRYKIPVEADFLFAYSTVPGYYSWRSPGRGSWFVQALCSILEEHGKDLEIMQILTRVNDRVARHFESQSDDPRFHEKKQIPCVVSMLTKELYFSQ